One genomic segment of Mycolicibacterium gilvum includes these proteins:
- a CDS encoding DUF1707 SHOCT-like domain-containing protein, producing MTDINHGRSLEPVEMRISDADRNGTLRRLHNAVALGLIDIGEFEERSAMVSQARQRSELDALVGDLPGPGAIVTSAADRVELRGVLGSLKRQGEWVVPSRLALHRRMGSVDLDLTRARFAGPIVVIELDMRFGGLDLRLPDGASASIDDVEVNVGSAHDHRRDAPAEGNPHVILTGKVVCGSVDIRGPRKSWRPGLFRAT from the coding sequence ATGACCGACATCAACCACGGCCGATCCCTCGAACCCGTCGAGATGAGGATCTCCGACGCCGACCGCAACGGCACCCTGCGCCGGCTGCACAACGCCGTCGCCCTCGGGCTGATCGACATCGGCGAGTTCGAGGAACGTTCGGCGATGGTGTCGCAGGCGCGGCAGCGGTCCGAGCTCGACGCCCTCGTCGGGGATCTGCCCGGCCCCGGCGCGATCGTGACCTCGGCCGCGGACCGGGTCGAACTGCGCGGCGTGCTGGGCTCGCTGAAACGGCAGGGGGAGTGGGTGGTGCCGTCGCGGCTGGCGCTGCACCGGCGAATGGGGTCGGTAGACCTCGACCTGACCCGGGCGCGCTTCGCCGGTCCGATCGTCGTGATCGAGCTCGACATGAGGTTCGGCGGGCTGGATCTGCGGCTGCCCGACGGCGCGAGCGCGTCCATCGACGATGTCGAGGTCAACGTCGGCAGCGCCCACGACCACCGCAGAGACGCACCGGCGGAAGGCAATCCGCACGTAATCCTCACCGGCAAGGTGGTGTGCGGCTCGGTCGACATCCGGGGACCGCGAAAGTCGTGGCGCCCGGGGCTGTTCCGCGCTACCTGA
- the ngg gene encoding N-acetylglutaminylglutamine synthetase produces the protein MTADPTADNPEAITLALHEAATADQLDSMADDVVLELGWGRLIFGQTFADPERLAEVLRQEGQGRRDICIYAREPHVLVSKAPAELFIDPSHTYRLRFAEVEDSGSTPTGFRVRTLAERADADEMNRVYLRCGMVPAPTDVLWDNHREQPSVDYLVAVSDEDGTVLGTVTGVDHVALFSDPENGSSLWTLAVDPTAALPGVGAALTRALASLYRDRGRAYMDLSVAHDNVAAIALYEKLGFARVPVMAVKRKNAINEPLFTHPPETVDDLNPYARILADEAMRRGIWVEVLDAEAGEMRLSHGGRTVVTRESLSEYTSAVAMARCDDKRLTRRIVSEAGITVPKGRLATFDQADHDFLAEVGDVVVKPTRGEQGKGITVGVDSAEELDAALARAREQHPEVLIEQRAEGDDLRLVVIDGKVVAAALRMPAEITGTGRHTIRELIETQSRRRAAATGGESQIPIDAVTENTVREAGYTFDDVLPEGERLRVRRTANLHQGGTIHDVTATVHPELCRVAVAAAAAIGIPVTGIDLLVPDVTKPEYAFIEANERPGLANHEPQPTAQAFVDFLFPNQPGLPQAWTPDEVQS, from the coding sequence ATGACCGCCGATCCCACCGCGGACAACCCCGAAGCGATCACCCTCGCACTGCACGAGGCCGCGACCGCCGATCAGCTGGACTCGATGGCCGACGATGTCGTGCTCGAACTCGGTTGGGGCCGTCTGATCTTCGGGCAGACCTTCGCCGACCCCGAGCGGCTCGCCGAGGTGCTGCGCCAGGAGGGGCAGGGTCGTCGCGACATCTGTATCTACGCGCGCGAGCCGCACGTGCTGGTGTCCAAGGCGCCGGCCGAACTGTTCATCGACCCCAGCCACACCTACCGCCTGCGGTTCGCCGAGGTCGAGGACAGCGGCTCCACGCCCACCGGGTTCCGGGTGCGCACCCTGGCCGAGCGCGCCGACGCCGACGAGATGAACCGCGTCTACCTGCGGTGCGGGATGGTGCCCGCGCCGACGGATGTGTTGTGGGACAACCACCGTGAACAGCCGTCGGTCGACTACCTGGTCGCGGTCAGCGACGAGGACGGCACCGTGCTCGGCACGGTCACCGGGGTCGATCACGTCGCGTTGTTCTCCGACCCGGAGAACGGGTCGAGCCTGTGGACGCTCGCCGTGGATCCGACGGCCGCGCTGCCCGGCGTGGGCGCTGCCCTCACGCGCGCCCTGGCCTCGCTCTACCGCGACCGCGGACGGGCCTACATGGACCTGTCGGTGGCCCACGACAACGTCGCCGCGATCGCCCTGTACGAGAAGCTCGGATTCGCACGGGTTCCGGTGATGGCGGTCAAGCGCAAGAACGCGATCAACGAACCGCTGTTCACCCATCCCCCGGAGACGGTCGACGACCTCAACCCGTATGCGCGGATCCTGGCCGATGAGGCGATGCGCCGGGGCATCTGGGTCGAGGTCCTCGACGCCGAGGCGGGCGAGATGCGCCTCTCGCACGGCGGCCGGACCGTCGTGACCCGTGAGTCGCTGTCCGAATACACCTCGGCGGTCGCCATGGCCCGGTGCGACGACAAGCGGCTCACCCGGCGCATCGTGTCCGAGGCCGGAATCACCGTGCCCAAGGGCCGCCTCGCCACCTTCGATCAGGCCGATCACGATTTCCTCGCCGAGGTCGGCGACGTCGTGGTCAAACCCACCCGCGGAGAGCAGGGCAAAGGCATCACCGTCGGCGTGGACAGCGCCGAGGAACTCGACGCCGCGCTGGCCCGGGCCCGCGAGCAGCACCCCGAGGTGCTCATCGAACAGCGCGCCGAGGGCGACGATCTGCGACTCGTGGTCATCGACGGCAAGGTCGTCGCCGCGGCGCTGCGCATGCCCGCCGAGATCACCGGGACCGGCCGACACACCATCCGCGAACTGATCGAGACCCAGAGCCGGCGCCGGGCGGCGGCCACCGGTGGCGAGTCGCAGATCCCGATCGACGCGGTCACCGAGAACACCGTGCGCGAAGCCGGTTACACGTTCGACGACGTCCTGCCCGAGGGTGAGCGCCTGCGGGTGCGCCGCACCGCGAACCTGCACCAGGGCGGCACGATCCACGACGTCACCGCCACCGTGCATCCCGAGCTGTGCCGGGTGGCGGTCGCGGCCGCAGCCGCCATCGGCATCCCGGTCACCGGCATCGACCTGCTCGTGCCCGATGTGACCAAACCCGAGTACGCGTTCATCGAGGCCAACGAACGCCCGGGGCTGGCCAACCACGAACCACAGCCCACCGCACAGGCATTCGTGGATTTCCTGTTTCCGAACCAGCCGGGGCTGCCGCAGGCGTGGACCCCCGACGAGGTCCAGTCCTGA
- a CDS encoding sulfotransferase family protein, with the protein MTVNRFAPEQLIVRACEATGLDDFGDDDTWRDGLDLVCDGLTTDARLNEIGVEIAAADLHRALTSRLHIVGWRTQHPEIAAAPVARPIFIVGQPRTGTTILFDLLAQDPALRPPLTWEVDNPFPLPRLDTYTSDPRIAQTQASIEMSEQIVPGLLGHHPMGALVGQECVRIVAGQFCSMIYPTQYRMPDYYRWLLYKADHGPAYRYHRMFLQHLQSGVGGPSCQWLLKSPAHLWQLEALLAEYPDALIVQTHRDPLNVIASISALLHHLRRLASDDSSIPECAAQSREQIVAGLEYAVRLRDSGVPAANQIVDVHFRDFMRDPFETIRALYARLGRELEPVAEQRMRDFLAAHPGDHAGDRYRWADTGLDAAEVRAQVRTYQERFGVPDEVLR; encoded by the coding sequence GTGACCGTGAACCGATTCGCACCCGAGCAGCTCATCGTCCGGGCCTGTGAGGCGACCGGACTCGACGACTTCGGGGACGACGACACCTGGCGCGACGGCCTCGACCTGGTCTGCGACGGGTTGACCACCGATGCGCGCCTGAACGAGATCGGCGTCGAGATCGCGGCCGCCGACCTCCACCGGGCGCTGACCAGCCGGCTTCACATCGTCGGCTGGCGCACGCAGCATCCCGAGATCGCCGCCGCGCCGGTCGCGCGTCCGATCTTCATCGTCGGGCAACCACGGACCGGGACGACCATCCTGTTCGACCTGCTCGCCCAGGATCCCGCGCTGCGGCCTCCGCTGACCTGGGAGGTCGACAACCCGTTCCCGCTCCCCCGACTCGACACCTACACCAGCGACCCGCGGATCGCGCAGACGCAGGCGAGCATCGAGATGTCCGAGCAGATCGTGCCGGGCCTGCTGGGCCACCACCCGATGGGCGCGCTCGTCGGCCAGGAATGCGTGCGGATCGTCGCCGGCCAGTTCTGCTCGATGATCTACCCGACGCAATACCGGATGCCCGACTACTACCGGTGGCTGCTCTACAAGGCCGATCACGGTCCGGCCTATCGGTATCACCGTATGTTCCTGCAGCACCTGCAGTCCGGTGTCGGCGGGCCGTCCTGCCAGTGGCTGCTGAAGTCGCCGGCCCACCTGTGGCAACTCGAGGCGTTGCTCGCCGAGTATCCGGATGCGCTGATCGTGCAGACACACCGCGATCCACTGAACGTGATCGCGTCGATCAGCGCGCTGCTGCACCACCTGCGCAGGTTGGCCTCCGACGACTCGTCGATTCCCGAGTGTGCGGCACAGTCGCGCGAGCAGATCGTCGCCGGGCTCGAATACGCGGTGCGACTTCGTGATTCCGGGGTGCCGGCGGCGAACCAGATCGTCGACGTGCATTTCCGGGACTTCATGCGCGACCCGTTCGAGACGATCCGCGCACTGTACGCCCGACTGGGGCGCGAGCTCGAGCCGGTCGCCGAACAGCGGATGCGGGACTTTCTGGCCGCCCATCCCGGAGACCACGCGGGCGACCGCTATCGCTGGGCCGACACCGGTCTGGACGCCGCGGAGGTCCGCGCGCAGGTGCGCACCTACCAGGAGCGCTTCGGCGTTCCCGACGAAGTGCTCAGGTAG
- a CDS encoding IS3 family transposase codes for MTAAIGSQRQALAMIDLSRSTWHYRTNPRPPVSDPLPQKHRAYPSRIDEADRAVIRDKILAGWEAGSSVDHAFAASWDEGVMLASRRSWWRIAAAIEDQSARPVAPTRSTSKTPRQAPVLKATGPQQIWSWDITDLRSPWRGVAFKAYSILDIYSRKIVGWRVEERECDDLAVDMFEAAFAGHGLPAVVHADSGPAMRSTVLKDLLAGLKIGQTHNRPRVSNDNPFSESEFRTMKYRPNYPGVFTDLDSARAWVSAYVSWYNQHHRHSGVELFTPDSVHDGTWAQLWDRRDTALQAYYDAHPERFRNRPRTKSPSPVVGINLPTENDPDRLQAA; via the coding sequence TTGACCGCGGCGATCGGTTCGCAACGTCAGGCGCTGGCGATGATCGATCTGTCGCGTTCGACGTGGCATTACCGGACCAACCCGCGCCCGCCGGTCAGCGACCCGCTGCCGCAGAAGCATCGGGCTTACCCATCGCGCATCGATGAGGCCGACCGGGCAGTGATCCGAGACAAGATCCTCGCCGGCTGGGAGGCGGGCAGCTCGGTGGACCATGCGTTCGCCGCCAGCTGGGACGAGGGCGTGATGTTGGCCTCGCGGCGTTCCTGGTGGCGGATCGCCGCCGCGATCGAGGACCAAAGTGCGCGCCCAGTCGCACCGACCCGCTCGACGAGCAAGACGCCCCGGCAGGCGCCGGTACTCAAAGCGACAGGACCACAACAGATCTGGAGTTGGGACATCACCGACCTGCGCAGCCCGTGGCGCGGTGTGGCGTTCAAGGCGTACTCGATCCTTGACATCTACTCCCGCAAGATCGTGGGCTGGCGCGTGGAGGAACGGGAATGCGACGACCTCGCCGTGGACATGTTCGAAGCCGCGTTCGCCGGGCACGGCCTCCCCGCGGTCGTGCACGCCGATTCCGGGCCGGCGATGCGCTCGACGGTCCTCAAAGACCTCCTGGCCGGTCTCAAGATTGGCCAAACCCATAACCGGCCCCGGGTCAGCAATGACAACCCGTTCTCCGAATCGGAGTTCCGCACGATGAAGTACCGACCGAACTATCCCGGTGTCTTCACAGATCTTGACTCCGCCCGCGCCTGGGTGAGCGCCTACGTGTCCTGGTACAACCAGCATCACCGCCACAGCGGCGTCGAACTGTTCACCCCAGACTCCGTCCACGACGGCACGTGGGCGCAGCTCTGGGACCGACGAGACACCGCCCTACAGGCCTACTACGACGCTCACCCCGAACGGTTCCGCAACCGTCCACGAACCAAAAGCCCCAGCCCCGTCGTCGGCATCAACCTCCCCACCGAAAACGACCCCGACCGACTCCAAGCAGCTTGA
- the map gene encoding type I methionyl aminopeptidase: MSVRTALRPGTVSPMLAVPKSIDRPEYVGKPTAREGSEPWVQTPEVIEKMRVAGRIAAGALAEAGKAVAPGVTTDRLDRIAHDYMVDHGAYPSTLGYKGFPKSCCTSLNEVICHGIPDSTVIEDGDIVNIDVTAYIDGVHGDTNATFLAGNVSEEHRLLVERTHEATMRAIKAVKPGRALSVVGRVIEAYANRFGYNVVRDFTGHGIGTTFHNGLVVLHYDQPSVQTVLEPGMTFTIEPMINLGSLDYEIWDDDWTVATRDKKWTAQFEHTLVVTESGAEILTQL; the protein is encoded by the coding sequence ATGTCTGTACGGACCGCCCTCCGACCCGGCACGGTCTCGCCGATGCTGGCGGTGCCCAAGTCGATCGACCGCCCCGAGTACGTCGGTAAGCCGACCGCCCGAGAGGGCAGCGAGCCGTGGGTCCAGACCCCCGAGGTCATCGAGAAGATGCGAGTCGCCGGACGCATCGCCGCCGGCGCGCTGGCCGAGGCCGGCAAGGCCGTCGCACCGGGAGTGACCACCGACCGGCTCGACCGGATCGCCCACGACTACATGGTCGACCACGGCGCCTACCCGTCGACGCTCGGCTACAAGGGCTTCCCCAAGTCGTGCTGCACCTCGCTGAACGAGGTCATCTGCCACGGAATCCCGGACTCCACCGTCATCGAGGACGGCGACATCGTCAACATCGACGTCACGGCCTACATCGACGGCGTCCACGGCGACACCAACGCGACGTTCCTCGCCGGCAACGTCTCCGAGGAGCACCGCCTGCTCGTCGAGCGCACCCACGAGGCCACGATGCGGGCGATCAAGGCGGTCAAGCCGGGACGCGCGCTGTCGGTCGTCGGGCGGGTGATCGAAGCGTACGCGAATCGCTTCGGCTACAACGTTGTTCGCGACTTCACCGGGCACGGGATCGGCACCACCTTCCACAACGGGTTGGTGGTCCTGCACTACGATCAGCCGTCGGTGCAGACAGTTCTCGAGCCCGGGATGACGTTCACGATCGAACCGATGATCAACCTGGGCAGTCTGGACTACGAGATCTGGGACGACGACTGGACGGTCGCGACCAGGGACAAGAAGTGGACCGCGCAGTTCGAGCACACGCTCGTGGTCACCGAATCCGGCGCGGAGATCCTGACCCAGCTGTGA
- a CDS encoding DUF1254 domain-containing protein: protein MDADGNVREAAAASLGAWTFVQQMLADLTKTVIEDATSERELLEGLSVLAKVTALCTEMTVEADPQRPRFFEMSTDTRLLGGSNPDGRYLLAMIRGDRTYRVIGSRGDSAYLGFQVLAGSGMNPRRMAAYLSDRELHCSRGTFNFLLSAHEPAPEVLGAAQWVQIPADATSIVVREYIADFDSELAAMMTIECLDSRPAEPLSDPALAETFTAMAWTIVKLTTLHRTIKPELLTRPNVLVTAEAAELGSADTTPDNLYMIGSFALDSDETLVLEFTPPDTRYWNVALESVWHECVAPRRQGGSVTNAGVRPDSAGQVRIAIGARDFGHGHWLDTGGRRRGFVVVRWLDNPQAPTVRSTVVRGAP from the coding sequence ATGGATGCGGATGGCAACGTCAGGGAAGCGGCGGCGGCAAGCCTCGGGGCATGGACGTTCGTCCAGCAGATGCTCGCCGATCTGACCAAGACCGTCATCGAGGACGCGACCAGCGAGCGCGAGCTGCTGGAAGGGCTCAGCGTGCTGGCCAAGGTCACCGCGCTGTGCACCGAGATGACCGTCGAAGCCGACCCGCAGCGGCCGCGCTTCTTCGAGATGAGCACCGACACCCGCCTGCTCGGCGGTTCCAATCCCGACGGCAGGTATCTGCTGGCGATGATCCGGGGCGACCGCACCTACCGCGTGATCGGAAGCCGGGGTGACTCGGCCTATCTCGGCTTCCAGGTGCTTGCGGGCTCCGGGATGAATCCCCGCCGGATGGCCGCCTACCTCAGCGATCGCGAATTACACTGCAGCAGAGGCACGTTCAACTTCCTCCTGTCCGCACACGAGCCGGCGCCCGAGGTGCTCGGCGCAGCCCAGTGGGTGCAGATCCCCGCGGATGCGACCTCCATCGTGGTGCGCGAGTACATCGCCGACTTCGACAGCGAACTCGCCGCGATGATGACCATCGAATGCCTCGACAGCCGGCCCGCGGAACCCCTTTCGGATCCGGCTCTGGCAGAGACGTTCACGGCGATGGCGTGGACGATCGTCAAGCTCACCACGCTGCACCGCACCATCAAGCCCGAACTGCTGACCCGGCCCAACGTTCTGGTCACCGCCGAGGCCGCCGAACTCGGCAGCGCCGACACCACCCCCGACAACCTGTACATGATCGGGTCCTTCGCACTGGACTCCGACGAAACTCTGGTTCTGGAGTTCACACCGCCCGACACCCGCTACTGGAATGTCGCCCTGGAGAGCGTCTGGCACGAATGCGTCGCACCCCGCCGGCAGGGAGGCTCGGTCACCAACGCGGGAGTGCGCCCCGATTCGGCCGGCCAGGTGCGAATCGCCATCGGCGCCAGAGACTTCGGGCACGGCCATTGGCTCGATACCGGCGGCCGGCGCCGCGGGTTCGTCGTGGTGCGGTGGCTCGACAACCCGCAGGCCCCCACCGTGCGCAGCACTGTCGTGCGCGGCGCTCCGTGA
- a CDS encoding penicillin-binding transpeptidase domain-containing protein — MASLFTSVTRAAALASAAALVVTLGACTPRPNGPEPTAEEFFEALATGDTGAAAQLADDPEGARAALNEAWAGLQATGLQAQILSSKYAEDTGSVTYRYTWHLPKDRTWTYDGQLNLVRDEGRWEVRWSATGLHPRLGENQTFALRAEAPPRASVHERTGTNVLVPGYRYHFALDAKAAGADLMATARTVAGDLHRFDNTLDPQRLAELASSTRGALSLITLNQADHDAVAPALRSLPGVVITPQPEMVPTDPTFAPAVVNEVKRNVAEDLDGDPGWRVVTVNQNGVDVDVLNEVAGTPAPSVSISLDRSVQTAAQNAVNITGKQAMIVVIKPSTGEILAVAQNAAADREGPLATMGLYPPGSTFKIVTAGAAIERQMATPNTLLGCPGRMDIGHRTVPNYGGFDLGTVPMSRAFASSCNTTFAELASRMPPRGLTEAASQYGIGLDYDIPGLSTVSGSVPPTVNLTERTEDGFGQGKVLASPFGMALAAATVAAGHTPVPQLIAGRETAVTGAQQQIPQDVVEGLRPMMRLVVTNGSAKDLAGSGDVRGKTGEAEFAGGSHSWFTGYRGDMAFSALIVGGGSSEYAVRMLKGMLDSLPPDYQA, encoded by the coding sequence ATGGCATCACTGTTCACATCAGTCACACGCGCGGCGGCGCTGGCGTCGGCCGCGGCGCTCGTCGTCACCCTCGGCGCCTGCACCCCGCGCCCCAACGGACCCGAACCCACCGCCGAGGAGTTCTTCGAGGCGCTCGCGACCGGGGACACCGGCGCGGCGGCGCAGCTCGCCGACGACCCCGAGGGGGCGCGCGCCGCGCTCAACGAGGCGTGGGCCGGTCTGCAGGCCACCGGTCTGCAGGCCCAGATCCTGAGCTCCAAGTACGCCGAGGACACCGGCAGCGTCACCTACCGCTACACCTGGCACCTGCCCAAGGACCGCACGTGGACCTACGACGGCCAGCTGAACCTGGTTCGCGACGAAGGCCGCTGGGAGGTGCGGTGGAGCGCCACCGGCCTGCACCCGAGGCTGGGGGAGAACCAGACGTTCGCGTTGCGCGCCGAAGCGCCGCCGCGGGCATCGGTCCACGAGCGCACCGGCACGAATGTCCTGGTGCCCGGATACCGGTACCACTTCGCCCTGGACGCCAAGGCCGCCGGCGCCGACCTGATGGCCACGGCGCGCACCGTCGCCGGTGATCTGCACCGTTTCGACAACACCCTCGACCCGCAGCGGCTCGCCGAGCTCGCCAGCTCGACCAGGGGTGCGCTGAGCCTGATCACGCTGAACCAGGCCGATCACGATGCGGTGGCGCCCGCGCTGCGCTCGCTGCCCGGTGTGGTGATCACGCCCCAGCCCGAGATGGTGCCGACCGACCCGACCTTCGCGCCCGCGGTGGTCAACGAGGTGAAGAGGAACGTCGCCGAGGACCTCGACGGTGACCCGGGGTGGCGTGTCGTCACGGTGAACCAGAACGGCGTCGACGTCGACGTCCTGAACGAGGTGGCCGGGACGCCGGCGCCGTCGGTGAGCATCAGCCTGGACCGGTCGGTGCAGACCGCGGCACAGAACGCCGTCAACATCACCGGCAAGCAGGCGATGATCGTCGTCATCAAACCGTCCACCGGTGAGATCCTCGCCGTGGCCCAGAACGCCGCGGCCGATCGCGAGGGACCGTTGGCCACGATGGGGCTCTACCCACCCGGGTCGACGTTCAAGATCGTCACCGCCGGCGCCGCGATCGAGCGTCAGATGGCAACGCCCAACACGCTTCTCGGTTGCCCCGGCCGGATGGACATCGGGCACCGCACGGTGCCGAACTACGGTGGCTTCGACCTCGGCACGGTGCCGATGTCGCGGGCGTTCGCAAGCTCGTGCAACACCACGTTCGCCGAACTCGCCAGCAGGATGCCGCCGCGTGGTCTGACCGAGGCCGCGTCGCAGTACGGCATCGGGCTCGACTACGACATCCCCGGACTGTCCACGGTCAGCGGATCGGTGCCGCCGACCGTCAACCTGACCGAACGCACCGAGGACGGCTTCGGTCAGGGCAAGGTTCTCGCCAGTCCGTTCGGGATGGCGCTGGCGGCCGCGACGGTGGCGGCCGGTCACACCCCGGTGCCCCAACTCATCGCGGGCCGCGAGACCGCGGTCACCGGTGCGCAGCAACAGATCCCGCAGGACGTGGTGGAAGGCCTTCGCCCGATGATGCGGCTGGTGGTCACCAACGGCAGCGCCAAGGATTTGGCCGGAAGCGGCGACGTGCGCGGCAAGACCGGCGAGGCCGAGTTCGCCGGCGGTTCGCACTCCTGGTTCACCGGTTACCGCGGCGACATGGCGTTCTCGGCGCTGATCGTCGGCGGCGGCAGTTCGGAGTACGCGGTCCGGATGCTCAAGGGCATGCTGGACTCACTCCCGCCGGATTACCAGGCGTAG
- a CDS encoding PaaI family thioesterase, giving the protein MQVTPGHLFAQLDFRDVEDTDERMVIELDNRPDLVNRRGALQGGLVATLIDIAAGRLADRHVGPGQDVTTADLTIHYLAPVLEGPARAVATVVRAGRRVSVIAVDVIDVARDRLAARATVSFAVLDPR; this is encoded by the coding sequence ATGCAGGTCACCCCGGGCCATTTGTTCGCCCAGCTGGATTTCCGTGACGTCGAGGACACCGATGAGCGGATGGTCATCGAGCTCGACAACCGGCCGGATCTGGTGAACCGGCGCGGCGCCCTGCAGGGCGGTCTGGTCGCCACGCTCATCGACATCGCCGCAGGCAGGCTCGCCGACCGCCACGTCGGTCCGGGTCAGGACGTCACCACCGCCGACCTGACGATCCACTATCTGGCGCCCGTGCTGGAGGGTCCGGCGCGCGCTGTGGCCACCGTGGTCCGGGCCGGACGACGGGTGTCGGTGATCGCGGTGGACGTGATCGATGTCGCCCGCGATCGCCTCGCCGCGCGTGCCACCGTCAGCTTCGCGGTGCTCGACCCGCGCTAA
- a CDS encoding TetR family transcriptional regulator — MDAVSGPKSGESLTVRRQRATKARIAAAAAEAVAAHGLAGATIEHIAAAAEVGRATFFRYFSAKEDAVVEGMAAHWLDAIADAIAAQPPELAADAAVVAAFQDLGHGFEAVSDQVRELAVMTRSSPVFSAWTLQLYLRYEAAIADLVGIRMADPAPDDPRPRLLGALAMASVRIALDDWLVHGGSLPERVRTALASLHVR, encoded by the coding sequence ATGGACGCAGTCTCAGGTCCGAAATCGGGGGAAAGCCTGACGGTCCGCAGGCAGCGCGCGACGAAGGCCCGCATCGCCGCCGCGGCCGCCGAGGCGGTGGCCGCCCACGGCCTGGCGGGGGCGACGATCGAGCACATCGCCGCGGCCGCCGAGGTCGGCCGCGCGACCTTCTTCCGTTATTTCAGCGCCAAAGAGGATGCGGTGGTCGAGGGGATGGCGGCGCACTGGCTCGATGCCATCGCCGACGCCATCGCCGCCCAACCGCCGGAGCTGGCCGCCGACGCCGCGGTGGTCGCGGCGTTCCAGGATCTCGGGCACGGCTTCGAGGCGGTCAGCGACCAGGTGCGCGAACTCGCGGTGATGACGCGGTCGTCACCGGTGTTCAGCGCGTGGACGCTACAGCTGTATCTGCGCTACGAGGCCGCGATCGCCGACCTGGTCGGCATTCGGATGGCCGACCCGGCGCCCGACGACCCCCGGCCCCGGCTACTGGGAGCGCTGGCGATGGCCTCGGTGCGGATCGCGCTGGACGACTGGCTGGTGCACGGCGGCTCGCTGCCCGAGCGGGTGCGCACGGCACTCGCGTCGCTGCACGTCCGTTAG
- a CDS encoding alpha/beta fold hydrolase translates to MPTPMVTVDGFGVPVEVTGPDKGSVVVLLGAAHQAPAAYEGICQRLHTASLKTVVIGADPRLTAKSVISILDEVEVRWALLVGDRHGGEIAWDLAATRLDRFIGLVVIDRGHPRVADLTGAVRDEHCPPVELNTTALVSTSAARAVAKASQRFVYGEYRIVDLLGRRNAADSTAQLAAEIVMRTSTW, encoded by the coding sequence ATGCCCACTCCGATGGTGACCGTTGACGGCTTCGGTGTGCCCGTCGAGGTCACCGGACCGGACAAAGGATCCGTCGTCGTGCTGCTCGGCGCGGCGCATCAGGCACCGGCCGCCTACGAGGGCATCTGCCAACGGTTGCACACGGCGTCGCTGAAGACCGTTGTCATCGGGGCGGATCCGCGGCTGACCGCCAAATCGGTGATCAGCATCCTCGACGAGGTGGAGGTCCGGTGGGCCCTGCTCGTCGGGGACCGGCACGGCGGCGAAATCGCATGGGACCTCGCAGCGACCCGGCTCGACCGCTTCATCGGCCTGGTGGTGATCGACCGGGGCCATCCCCGTGTCGCGGACCTGACGGGCGCGGTGCGCGACGAGCACTGTCCGCCGGTGGAACTGAACACCACAGCCCTGGTGAGCACCAGCGCCGCCCGTGCGGTGGCCAAAGCCAGCCAGCGTTTCGTATACGGCGAGTACCGCATCGTCGATCTGCTGGGCCGGCGCAACGCCGCGGATTCGACAGCTCAGCTGGCCGCCGAGATCGTGATGCGCACCAGCACCTGGTGA
- a CDS encoding GNAT family N-acetyltransferase, translated as MTEHDSTATRREIADAMMKALDRRHELLDAVVASEDYDAAIEAIADLLDASAEASEAVLRLSFDRLTKVSRRRIAAELENLNSKVLTFASSEQTPGSARRLMLRPFSAAHDRDVFAERTADVRSAGDGTAAPAGDLGDEIRAAVTRMAAEEAVWLVAEVGSTKVGMVFGELADGEVDVRIWIHPAHRKHGFGTAALRASRSEMAAYFPAVPLVVRAPAAG; from the coding sequence ATGACGGAGCACGATTCGACCGCGACACGTCGGGAGATCGCCGACGCGATGATGAAGGCGCTCGACCGACGCCATGAGCTCCTCGACGCGGTCGTCGCCTCCGAGGACTACGACGCGGCGATCGAGGCGATCGCCGACCTTCTCGACGCGTCCGCCGAGGCCTCCGAGGCCGTGCTGCGGTTGTCGTTCGACCGGCTGACCAAGGTGTCGCGGCGCCGCATCGCCGCCGAGTTGGAGAACCTCAACAGCAAGGTGCTGACCTTCGCGTCCTCCGAGCAGACGCCGGGTTCTGCGCGCCGGCTCATGCTGAGGCCGTTCTCCGCTGCCCACGACCGGGACGTCTTCGCCGAGCGCACCGCCGATGTACGCTCGGCCGGCGACGGGACCGCTGCTCCCGCAGGCGATCTCGGGGATGAGATCCGCGCGGCGGTGACACGGATGGCCGCCGAGGAGGCGGTGTGGCTGGTGGCCGAGGTCGGCTCGACCAAGGTCGGCATGGTCTTCGGCGAACTGGCCGACGGTGAGGTCGACGTCCGGATCTGGATTCACCCCGCGCACCGCAAGCACGGCTTCGGCACGGCAGCCCTGCGCGCGTCGCGCTCGGAGATGGCGGCCTACTTCCCGGCCGTGCCGCTGGTCGTGCGGGCACCCGCCGCGGGCTGA